From a single Chitinophaga sp. Cy-1792 genomic region:
- a CDS encoding serine hydrolase, giving the protein MLTLVLSVLLSGPSTAPKANTIDSLLKSTANAFMQDSARAGVSIGIVKDGKTYFYNAGVVNKRSSRTPDNHTLYEIGSVTKTFAGVLLAQAAAEGRLHLDDDIRKYLKEDYPNLAYKGTPIKLSQLLNHTSGLPFFLPDRKDLFQQPQDSLPGIVVATQNNYSKKQFLQDLHQVTLDTLPGTKFSYSNAAAQLMGYILEDMYQSSFSDLVKKYITTPQNMPLTSVHYSKKDVERLSTGYNGKGQPMPYNPPLIAAAGSITSCVADMVNYLKFHLNENNKVIATTHQATFGDINSFAIGLNWQMMKTAEGHRKIWQSGGSFGFSSYCAVFPEENLGIVILTNEADRTAQPALGEMADKFRKALNE; this is encoded by the coding sequence ATGCTGACATTAGTCCTTTCAGTCCTTTTATCCGGGCCCTCGACAGCTCCCAAAGCCAATACCATAGACTCATTGCTTAAATCCACCGCCAATGCTTTTATGCAGGACTCCGCAAGGGCAGGCGTTTCCATAGGCATCGTGAAAGACGGGAAAACCTACTTTTATAATGCAGGGGTGGTCAACAAACGCAGCTCCCGCACACCGGATAATCATACCTTATACGAAATCGGCTCCGTCACTAAAACCTTTGCCGGTGTATTACTGGCGCAAGCCGCAGCAGAAGGCCGCCTTCACCTGGACGATGATATCCGCAAATACCTTAAGGAAGATTACCCTAACCTCGCCTATAAAGGCACTCCGATTAAACTATCACAACTCCTCAATCATACCAGTGGCCTGCCGTTCTTTCTTCCGGACCGGAAAGACCTTTTTCAGCAGCCGCAAGACTCACTACCCGGCATTGTGGTAGCCACGCAGAATAATTATTCTAAAAAACAGTTCCTGCAAGACTTACACCAGGTAACGCTGGATACCCTCCCAGGCACTAAATTCAGTTATTCCAATGCTGCCGCTCAGTTAATGGGATACATCCTGGAAGATATGTACCAGTCATCCTTCAGCGACCTCGTTAAAAAGTATATCACTACCCCGCAAAATATGCCGCTAACCAGCGTACACTATTCCAAAAAGGATGTAGAACGACTTTCAACTGGCTATAATGGTAAAGGGCAGCCAATGCCTTATAATCCACCGCTGATTGCAGCAGCAGGAAGCATTACCTCCTGTGTAGCTGATATGGTGAATTATCTTAAATTTCATCTGAATGAAAACAACAAGGTCATCGCCACTACTCACCAGGCTACCTTCGGCGATATTAACTCCTTCGCTATAGGGTTGAACTGGCAGATGATGAAAACAGCTGAAGGACATAGAAAGATATGGCAAAGTGGTGGCAGCTTTGGCTTCTCCAGCTACTGCGCTGTCTTCCCCGAAGAAAACCTGGGCATTGTAATCCTCACCAACGAGGCCGACAGAACCGCCCAGCCCGCATTAGGAGAAATGGCAGATAAGTTTAGGAAAGCGCTGAATGAATAA
- a CDS encoding BrxA/BrxB family bacilliredoxin: MPYSPMLIKPFKEELTETGVKELLTADDVDKALDQDGIVLIVVNSVCGCAAAVARPAVRKVMEDETGRKPDKIYSVFAGQDLEATQRFRNHIADIPPSSPCFALFKDRELIYFIPKHRIEMRDANAVASDLLAVFEEYA; encoded by the coding sequence ATGCCCTACTCACCAATGTTAATCAAACCTTTCAAGGAAGAACTTACTGAAACTGGCGTAAAAGAATTGCTTACAGCGGACGACGTCGATAAAGCACTGGATCAGGATGGCATTGTATTAATTGTAGTGAATAGCGTTTGTGGATGTGCAGCCGCAGTTGCACGCCCTGCCGTAAGAAAAGTGATGGAAGATGAAACCGGCAGAAAACCAGATAAAATTTATTCTGTTTTTGCAGGCCAGGACCTTGAAGCAACTCAACGCTTCCGTAACCACATCGCTGACATTCCTCCATCTTCTCCATGCTTTGCACTATTTAAAGACAGAGAGCTGATTTACTTCATTCCCAAGCATCGTATCGAAATGCGTGATGCGAACGCAGTAGCAAGTGATTTGCTGGCTGTTTTTGAAGAATATGCTTAA
- a CDS encoding BrxA/BrxB family bacilliredoxin, which yields MPYSPMLIKPFKEELTNAGVKELLTPEDVDKALNQNGTTLVVVNSVCGCAAGVARPALRKLMEDESIKKPDRIVSVFAGQDLEATQRFRNLIPDIPPSSPSFALFKDQELVYFVPRHRIESRDANGVANDLQAVFEEFV from the coding sequence ATGCCCTACTCACCAATGTTAATCAAACCTTTCAAGGAAGAACTTACTAATGCTGGTGTAAAAGAGTTGCTTACACCGGAAGACGTCGATAAAGCACTTAACCAGAACGGCACCACGCTCGTGGTGGTCAACAGTGTTTGTGGATGTGCTGCAGGTGTAGCCCGCCCGGCCCTTAGAAAATTAATGGAAGATGAAAGCATTAAGAAACCAGACAGAATCGTTTCTGTTTTTGCAGGCCAGGATCTTGAAGCTACACAACGCTTCAGAAATCTTATTCCTGACATTCCTCCATCTTCTCCAAGTTTTGCTTTATTCAAAGACCAGGAGCTGGTGTATTTCGTTCCCAGACATCGTATTGAATCCCGCGATGCGAACGGTGTAGCCAACGACCTGCAGGCCGTTTTTGAAGAATTCGTGTAA